The sequence below is a genomic window from Nicotiana tomentosiformis chromosome 6, ASM39032v3, whole genome shotgun sequence.
atttatatccgcgaggtTGTTCatctacacggtgtgccagtgtctatcatttcagatcggggcacacaattcacatcacagttttggagagcagtgcagcgagaattaggtacacagattcagctgagtataacatttcaccctcagatagatggacagtctgagtgcactattcagatattggaggatatgctacgcgtaTGTGTCATTGATCTTGGGGGTCCTAatgatcaatttctgccactggcaaagtttgcttacaataacgggtaccaatcgagcattcagatggctccgtatgaggctttatatgggagacagtgtcagTCTCTGGTGCATTGGTTTGGCCGGGtaagactaggctattgggtactgatttggttcaggatgcttcggagaaggttaaattgattcaagagcgacttcgcacggcccagtctagacagaagagttatgccgagcAGAAGGTCTGTGAGAttacttacatggttggggagaaggttatgctcaagatttcacccatgaaaggtgtgttgaggttcaggaagaagggcaagttgagccctcggcatattgggccgtttgaggtgattaggaagattggagaggtggtttATGGACATGCATTGTCGCCTAGTCTATTGAGTgttcatctagtatttcatgtatctatgctccggaagtatgtcggggatccgtctcatgttttagatttcagcacagtgcagttggatggtaatttgacttattaTGTGGAGGCGGTGGTCATTTTAGACCGGcagattcgaaagttgagatcaaagaatatagcttcagtgaaagtgcagtggagaggccagccagtcagggAAGATACTTGGGaaactgagcgggagatgcggaacaaatatccacacttatttgaaaCTCCagatataattctaaacccgtttgaggatgaacatttgtttaagagggagagaatgtaacgacccggccggtcattttgagtattacaaccccatttccccatttactactcaatttatgcgttacagttgttatgtgacttgtcggggtgattggttcgggtccggtgaggttttggaatgaattggaatacgtagttccaaggtttaaagcttaaattaaaatagcgactggatgtcgacttatgggtaaacgaccccggaagctcgtagctaaattaggcttgaaatggcaaaaatagaaatttaagtttgaaagtttgatcggggagttgactttttgatatcagtgtCAGAATAtaattctaaaaattttcatagctctattatgtcatttatgacttgtgtgaaaaagttgaggtcaatcagaatttaattgataggtttcggcatcgaatgtagaagttggaattcgttagttttcgttaggcttgaattggggtgtgatttgtcattttagcattgtttgatgtgattagaggtttcgactaagtttctatgatgttttaggacttgttggtgtatttggttaaggtcccgggggcctcgggtgagttttggatgtttaacggatcgaaatttgaaCTTAAACAGCTACTGGAATTTTCTAATGCCTGTATccagtttccttcatcgcgttcgtgaggggagtctcacgttcgcgaagaggaaatttggactggcccattttgtgcttcgcaatcgcaacCTAGGCCACGTGTTCGCGAATGATCGATGAGCAAAGTTCGCGACCAacggcacgcgttcgcgaagggtcgaggggCAAAGCTACGTGTTCGCGATCGAGGCCTCGCATTCGCGGAAGGGAAAGCCAGCCTGGGGGGAAAttggtcttcgcattcgcgaaggagaaaATTCGGGCAGCAcaatgttgtgcttcgcgaacgcgaggaagcttccgcgttcgcgaagaagaaacgcctggacagaaactttaaattctaaaaatgggacttcgtcccattttctatttttgacaaattaaagctcgggaagaggcgatattcttgatatttttaaggaaaataatggggtaagtatttttaactcaatattggttaagttacccgaatccatggttgtttttaacatttaattggtgaattgagttggaaaatttagaaaaccctcttggtttaatttgaagatttgagggtcgagtttatgtcgcaatttgataaattttgtatggttggactcgtgattgaatgggcgttcatattttataattttgtcgggttctgagatgtgggccccacgggcgatgtttgggtgcaatttcggattttgttggaaaaaataatattttcatatggaatcaattcctataattagtattggctgaattgaattatttgtgactagattcgaggagtTTGGAAACCAATTCGCAAGGCAAAGgtatagcagaataaagaattacgcggtttgaggtaagtagcagttctaaatttggtcatgagggtatgaaaccccggattatgtgttatgtgatcggttttgaggtgacgggcgtgtggacgtgcaccgtaggaattgtgacttggtcaaacttcatggaactgtgtagttgaataatctgttgttatttgtacattctccgtgtagtagagaaattgaaccacaaatcatgtttagattatgtgtaggcactgtagggacccacagaggtcatgtacatgttgaattgtCTGTTAAATTGTTGTTTGTACTCAATCataatttacttgtttattttatcttagtctctattgttcattattgatgcatcatatcattgttgtttgggctgatttttatgattattgagagcccgagagactggagggatttatgactgagtgaggccgtgcagcacgtgagttatccatgcgaaTCCTGATATtttactatagcatgtgagttgtctgtgcagatccaaatattgatactatagcacgtgagttatccgtacattatgtgagttgtccgtgcggatccaactagtgatactatagcacgtgagttgtccgtacagtacgtgagttgtccgtgtggattatagtgcttgggttgaaggatCCCTTCcgtagtctgtacacatccccagtgagcgcaggtacctactgagtgcgagtgttgagtgctgagtgttgagtgaatggaatggttgactgactgtggtcctgagaggatgcatttgatttcattattgttgcacttcagctgtcttATACCActgttttgaaaatttctgagagatatcaTCTTATggttcagttgaacttgacatgaaattattgttttggcattaaatgttgaacttgaaatcatgcctatattattatgttggaaattactgtaattggactcagctgtgaagctcatcgctactttcagttctttaattattattgttacttgctgagttggttgtactcattc
It includes:
- the LOC138893734 gene encoding uncharacterized protein produces the protein MADALSRKVESLGSLAYILVAKRPLALDVEALSNQERQYDDPHLLVLKDTVQHGDAKEVTIVDDDIDGQSECTIQILEDMLRVCVIDLGGPNDQFLPLAKFAYNNGYQSSIQMAPYEALYGRQCQSLDASEKVKLIQERLRTAQSRQKSYAEQKVCEITYMVGEKVMLKISPMKGVLRFRKKGKLSPRHIGPFEVIRKIGEVVYGHALSPSLLSVHLVFHVSMLRKYVGDPSHVLDFSTVQLDGNLTYYVEAVVILDRQIRKLRSKNIASVKVQWRGQPVREDTWETEREMRNKYPHLFETPDIILNPFEDEHLFKRERM